The Candidatus Thermoplasmatota archaeon genomic sequence CGCGGCCGAGGACGACGTCGTCCGTGATCTGGTCCTTGGCGATCTCCTCGACGGTCTGGATCGCGATCCGGCTGCGGGGGACGCGGTGCTTCGACCCGAGGATCGAATAGGCGTGGTCGCGCGCCTCCTTCTCGCCGGCGCTCGCGACTTCGAGGGTGAACGTGGTGTCCTGGACGCCCATGGGGAGCGTGCCCTTCACGCGGTAGGCCTTCATGATGGTCCCTTCCGGAATGGGGGCGCCATCCCCGTGGCTCTATTTATAACTCGACGCCACGCGGCGCCGGGGCTCCCGCAACCGGAAGGAATTAAGAACGCTCCGAGGGTTGCGCGCCGCGATGTCCCTTCGCGCCCTGCCCCGCGCGCTTGCCGTCCTCGCCGCCGCCCTCCTGCTCGCCCCCCTCGTCGCGAACGCCGCGCCCGAGGCCGCGACCTCCGCGCGCGTCGGCGAGGTCGACGTCGCGTTCTGGATCGGCAGCGAGGACGGCGCGACGGTCTTCGTCACGCCGAACGACACGCACGTCCTCCGCGTCTCCTTCTCGCTTGCGGCCTCGACGAACGCGACGGCCGCGAACGTGACGGCCCGGGTCGCTGTCGCCCCTCCTTCCGCGGTGGCGAGGCTCGAGAACGCGACGTGGAACGCGAGCCTCGTCCCGGGCGCGGTCCGCGACTTCGACGCGCTCGTCGCCATCGCTCCGGGCGCGGCCGGCAACGTCACGTTCACCTTGAACGTCACCGCGACCTCGATCGACGAG encodes the following:
- the rpl18a gene encoding 50S ribosomal protein L18Ae, which encodes MKAYRVKGTLPMGVQDTTFTLEVASAGEKEARDHAYSILGSKHRVPRSRIAIQTVEEIAKDQITDDVVLGRVEKSGK